From the Bufo gargarizans isolate SCDJY-AF-19 unplaced genomic scaffold, ASM1485885v1 fragScaff_scaffold_437_pilon, whole genome shotgun sequence genome, one window contains:
- the BCL6 gene encoding B-cell lymphoma 6 protein isoform X1: MTSATDSCIQFTRHASDVLLNLNRLRSRDILTDVIIVVNREHFRAHKTVLMACSGLFYAIFTDQMKCNMNIINLDPEISAEGFRVLLDFMYTSRLSLRDSSIMAVMSTALYLQMEHVVDTCQRFLKSSEDIVSSVKPSREDFLQGRSMLPPDVMAYRNCEISENTVPLRNTAICDGRSYIPNLYNGSPSSYPLYGHIPVHGFLFPEDEVRDVQMADIQRSNRYPKESVLPGENSRTVLGDYRKAVTDLSVNVCHTNIYSPKEASLEDPRSDSQYNVLAGSRSAGPSIRSSPFYNCDKGKEEERTSSEDEIAHFKPTNSPVNRKGLVSPQSPQKSDCQPNSPTESSSSKNARISQGSSSPMSKSTDPKACNWKKYKLLNSLNQSDKEACANQNEMVNLSPPFYTSQTCQQQVKSENMDIQTSSKLNMSPEDTAIHQASKLNSLVNRSMEGSPLSSEGHSPLYIHTPKFNMFSSQSPPEMCPHTPGSNFGEEIVETQSEFSDSSCENGTFFCNECDSRFSEEGSLKRHTLQMHSDKPYKCDRCQASFRYKGNLASHKTVHTGEKPYRCSICGAQFNRPANLKTHTRIHSGEKPYKCETCGARFVQVAHLRAHVLIHTGEKPYPCEICGTRFRHLQTLKSHLRIHTGEKPYHCEKCNLHFRHKSQLRLHLRQKHGAITNTKVQYRVSQAELPADLPKSC, from the exons ATGACATCTGCAACTGACAGCTGCATCCAGTTCACGCGGCACGCTAGTGATGTGCTCTTGAATCTTAATCGTCTTCGAAGTAGAGACATCCTGACAGATGTGATCATCGTTGTAAATCGGGAACACTTTCGAGCTCACAAGACGGTCCTGATGGCTTGCAG tgggtTATTCTATGCCATCTTCACCGACCAGATGAAGTGCAACATGAACATCATCAACCTTGATCCAGAAATCAGTGCAGAGGGCTTTAGGGTCCTTTTGGATTTCATGTACACGTCTCGACTTAGCTTAAGAGACAGCAGCATTATGGCAGTCATGAGCACTGCACTTTACCTACAGATGGAGCATGTCGTGGATACCTGCCAGAGGTTTCTCAAGTCCAG TGAAGATATTGTGAGTTCTGTGAAACCATCTAGAGAAGATTTTCTACAAGGCAGGTCAATGTTGCCTCCTGATGTTATGGCCTACAGAAACTGTGAGATATCAGAAAATACTGTACCTCTTCGTAATACAGCTATCTGTGATGGAAGGTCCTATATACCCAATTTATACAATGGCTCTCCATCCTCATACCCTCTGTATGGTCACATACCAGTCCATGGGTTTCTGTTTCCAGAGGATGAAGTAAGAGATGTTCAGATGGCTGACATCCAAAGATCAAATAGATATCCTAAGGAAAGTGTGTTACCTGGTGAAAATTCAAGGACTGTGCTAGGAGATTACAGGAAAGCAGTCACAGACTTGTCTGTCAATGTGTGCCACACCAACATCTACTCTCCTAAGGAGGCTTCATTGGAAGACCCCCGTAGTGACTCTCAATACAATGTGCTTGCAGGCTCCCGGTCTGCTGGTCCATCCATAAGAAGCAGCCCATTCTATAATTGTGACAAAGGGAAAGAGGAGGAAAGAACATCCTCAGAGGATGAAATAGCGCACTTTAAACCTACAAACTCTCCAGTAAACCGCAAAGGTCTTGTTAGCCCTCAAAGTCCACAGAAGTCAGACTGCCAACCTAACTCTCCAACAGAGTCCAGCAGCAGTAAAAATGCTCGAATTTCACAAGGATCCAGCTCTCCTATGTCAAAATCTACAGACCCAAAAGCTTGTAACTGGAAAAAGTATAAATTGCTGAATTCTCTGAACCAGAGTGACAAGGAAGCGTGCGCCAACCAAAATGAAATGGTCAACCTGTCTCCACCATTTTACACTTCTCAGACATGTCAACAGCAAGTTAAATCAGAAAATATGGACATACAAACGTCATCTAAACTTAATATGAGCCCTGAAGACACAGCCATTCACCAGGCTAGCAAGCTGAACAGCCTGGTAAACAG GAGTATGGAGGGGTCACCTTTGAGCAGTGAAGGACATTCGCCTCTTTACATCCATACACCCAAGTTCAACATGTTTTCTTCACAATCCCCTCCAGAAATGTGTCCACACACCCCGGGTTCAAACTTTGGAGAAGAGATAGTTGAGACCCAGTCAGAGTTTTCAGACTCAAGCTGTG AAAATGGCACTTTCTTTTGTAATGAATGTGACTCTCGTTTCTCTGAAGAGGGCTCTTTGAAAAGACACACTCTGCAGATGCACAGTGATAAGCCCTATAAGTGTGACCGCTGCCAAGCTTCATTCCGCTACAAAGGAAACCTTGCCAGCCATAAGACCGTGCACACCG GTGAAAAACCATATCGGTGTAGTATTTGTGGCGCACAATTCAATCGACCTGCAAACCTAAAGACCCATACAAgaattcattctggagaaaagccGTATAAGTGTGAGACATGTGGTGCCCGCTTTGTACAG GTTGCTCACCTCCGTGCGCATGTACTAATACATACTGGAGAAAAACCGTACCCATGCGAGATCTGTGGAACCAGGTTCAGACACTTGCAGACATTAAAGAGCCACCTGCGCATTCACACTGGAGAGAAACCCTATCAT TGCGAAAAATGCAATCTCCATTTTCGTCACAAGAGCCAACTGCGACTTCATCTGCGTCAAAAGCATGGTGCAATCACCAACACAAAAGTCCAGTACCGTGTGTCTCAAGCAGAGCTCCCCGCTGATCTCCCAAAATCTTGCTGA
- the BCL6 gene encoding B-cell lymphoma 6 protein isoform X2 encodes MTSATDSCIQFTRHASDVLLNLNRLRSRDILTDVIIVVNREHFRAHKTVLMACSGLFYAIFTDQMKCNMNIINLDPEISAEGFRVLLDFMYTSRLSLRDSSIMAVMSTALYLQMEHVVDTCQRFLKSSEDIVSSVKPSREDFLQGRSMLPPDVMAYRNCEISENTVPLRNTAICDGRSYIPNLYNGSPSSYPLYGHIPVHGFLFPEDEVRDVQMADIQRSNRYPKESVLPGENSRTVLGDYRKAVTDLSVNVCHTNIYSPKEASLEDPRSDSQYNVLAGSRSAGPSIRSSPFYNCDKGKEEERTSSEDEIAHFKPTNSPVNRKGLVSPQSPQKSDCQPNSPTESSSSKNARISQGSSSPMSKSTDPKACNWKKYKLLNSLNQSDKEACANQNEMVNLSPPFYTSQTCQQQVKSENMDIQTSSKLNMSPEDTAIHQASKLNSLVNRSMEGSPLSSEGHSPLYIHTPKFNMFSSQSPPEMCPHTPGSNFGEEIVETQSEFSDSSCGEKPYRCSICGAQFNRPANLKTHTRIHSGEKPYKCETCGARFVQVAHLRAHVLIHTGEKPYPCEICGTRFRHLQTLKSHLRIHTGEKPYHCEKCNLHFRHKSQLRLHLRQKHGAITNTKVQYRVSQAELPADLPKSC; translated from the exons ATGACATCTGCAACTGACAGCTGCATCCAGTTCACGCGGCACGCTAGTGATGTGCTCTTGAATCTTAATCGTCTTCGAAGTAGAGACATCCTGACAGATGTGATCATCGTTGTAAATCGGGAACACTTTCGAGCTCACAAGACGGTCCTGATGGCTTGCAG tgggtTATTCTATGCCATCTTCACCGACCAGATGAAGTGCAACATGAACATCATCAACCTTGATCCAGAAATCAGTGCAGAGGGCTTTAGGGTCCTTTTGGATTTCATGTACACGTCTCGACTTAGCTTAAGAGACAGCAGCATTATGGCAGTCATGAGCACTGCACTTTACCTACAGATGGAGCATGTCGTGGATACCTGCCAGAGGTTTCTCAAGTCCAG TGAAGATATTGTGAGTTCTGTGAAACCATCTAGAGAAGATTTTCTACAAGGCAGGTCAATGTTGCCTCCTGATGTTATGGCCTACAGAAACTGTGAGATATCAGAAAATACTGTACCTCTTCGTAATACAGCTATCTGTGATGGAAGGTCCTATATACCCAATTTATACAATGGCTCTCCATCCTCATACCCTCTGTATGGTCACATACCAGTCCATGGGTTTCTGTTTCCAGAGGATGAAGTAAGAGATGTTCAGATGGCTGACATCCAAAGATCAAATAGATATCCTAAGGAAAGTGTGTTACCTGGTGAAAATTCAAGGACTGTGCTAGGAGATTACAGGAAAGCAGTCACAGACTTGTCTGTCAATGTGTGCCACACCAACATCTACTCTCCTAAGGAGGCTTCATTGGAAGACCCCCGTAGTGACTCTCAATACAATGTGCTTGCAGGCTCCCGGTCTGCTGGTCCATCCATAAGAAGCAGCCCATTCTATAATTGTGACAAAGGGAAAGAGGAGGAAAGAACATCCTCAGAGGATGAAATAGCGCACTTTAAACCTACAAACTCTCCAGTAAACCGCAAAGGTCTTGTTAGCCCTCAAAGTCCACAGAAGTCAGACTGCCAACCTAACTCTCCAACAGAGTCCAGCAGCAGTAAAAATGCTCGAATTTCACAAGGATCCAGCTCTCCTATGTCAAAATCTACAGACCCAAAAGCTTGTAACTGGAAAAAGTATAAATTGCTGAATTCTCTGAACCAGAGTGACAAGGAAGCGTGCGCCAACCAAAATGAAATGGTCAACCTGTCTCCACCATTTTACACTTCTCAGACATGTCAACAGCAAGTTAAATCAGAAAATATGGACATACAAACGTCATCTAAACTTAATATGAGCCCTGAAGACACAGCCATTCACCAGGCTAGCAAGCTGAACAGCCTGGTAAACAG GAGTATGGAGGGGTCACCTTTGAGCAGTGAAGGACATTCGCCTCTTTACATCCATACACCCAAGTTCAACATGTTTTCTTCACAATCCCCTCCAGAAATGTGTCCACACACCCCGGGTTCAAACTTTGGAGAAGAGATAGTTGAGACCCAGTCAGAGTTTTCAGACTCAAGCTGTG GTGAAAAACCATATCGGTGTAGTATTTGTGGCGCACAATTCAATCGACCTGCAAACCTAAAGACCCATACAAgaattcattctggagaaaagccGTATAAGTGTGAGACATGTGGTGCCCGCTTTGTACAG GTTGCTCACCTCCGTGCGCATGTACTAATACATACTGGAGAAAAACCGTACCCATGCGAGATCTGTGGAACCAGGTTCAGACACTTGCAGACATTAAAGAGCCACCTGCGCATTCACACTGGAGAGAAACCCTATCAT TGCGAAAAATGCAATCTCCATTTTCGTCACAAGAGCCAACTGCGACTTCATCTGCGTCAAAAGCATGGTGCAATCACCAACACAAAAGTCCAGTACCGTGTGTCTCAAGCAGAGCTCCCCGCTGATCTCCCAAAATCTTGCTGA